The Herbiconiux sp. SALV-R1 nucleotide sequence GAAGTTCGGACGATGACGAAAGCGGCGGCCATCCAAGAAGAGCTGGATCTCTACATCTTCCAGATGCCGGAAACGATCGAGCGCGCTTCGCGGCCGACCATCGAAGACATCGAGCTACTTGTGCGCGACAAGGAGGAGCTACGCGCGGCTGCACGACGGGAGCGACTTGTCGATTGGTACGACGTCGATCCGAGCCACCCTGGCGCGGAGACCATCGCAATTGCGCAGCGTGCCAATGCTTCGTACACCGATCGACTCATCCGCACCGCTGTTACCGTCTGGGCGATCGTCACCGTGGTGTGGCTCGCCATGTTGCTCACCTGGAGCGCGCTCAGTGGTCTTGCCTTCGGTTTGATCCTCCTCGGCGTCCTCCTCCCTGTTCTGCCGGCCGCACTAGATGTCGCCGACTATCTGCGCAGCACTTGGCGCGCAGCCCAAGACCGCGCTGATCTTGCTCGCACTATCGAATCGCGACTTCAGGACAATAAGCCGATCATTGGGCAGGAACTCATCTCATGGCAGACCCAGCTCTACGACCTGAGGCGCACGACTCCACAGCTTCCCGACTGGCTATACAAGATCACGCGCAAGCGCAACGAGGCCGCGATGCACGCCGCTTCCAAACGACTCCGGAGGAGAGAGCGATGACGGTTACCACTGCACAGGCGTTCGCTAAGTTCCTCGAAGGCATCACCGCGACTGACTATCAAGAGACGAGTTTTGTACCTGCGCGCAAGAACTCCGTCGATAGGGACATGACAGCGGCATTCCCATCGACATCTGACATTCCCTACTCCAAAGGCATCCTGATGGGTTCGGCATCGAAGAACACGATCATTCGACCGCTCGACGACATCGACGTACTAGCGGTGTTCTCGAACGAGAAGCGTGCCTGGCAGGACAAGTACTGGAACGACTCGCAAGCGTTCATCTACCGAATCCGCCAGGCATACGCAGGCACGAAGATTCAGCA carries:
- a CDS encoding S-4TM family putative pore-forming effector, giving the protein MTGQDYTPPTSASIATRQNDDEALRLLLAQRRLYTRAKRWQGARWLGLVILGVAAPFISILIPASAVAAGAITGIWLFVGRTFLTAAEVRTMTKAAAIQEELDLYIFQMPETIERASRPTIEDIELLVRDKEELRAAARRERLVDWYDVDPSHPGAETIAIAQRANASYTDRLIRTAVTVWAIVTVVWLAMLLTWSALSGLAFGLILLGVLLPVLPAALDVADYLRSTWRAAQDRADLARTIESRLQDNKPIIGQELISWQTQLYDLRRTTPQLPDWLYKITRKRNEAAMHAASKRLRRRER